In a genomic window of Methanocalculus natronophilus:
- a CDS encoding RAD55 family ATPase: protein MQRETSSRMPTGIVSLDPVLNGGVVPGSLILLLSDIGAGGAEFAYTSLLSLSAEKREHRGGDLPEETRFISITRTKEDIIGEINRSFKSDLTAGIADSVTFRDLSAGYFERSVVPSNWYDGEGGVVARMQRKKTEHDNILADLIGALEEGKHHSFVIIDSLTDIAGLHTEPDRWKGLVAFLRGLQRVVKTWNTTIFLHLTRGILDSSREIEICDCADAVLLFKWEEGTGQRRQRIMYFTKFRGVMPYLEERDLVKFAVRISASGGFDVENIRMVI from the coding sequence ATGCAGAGAGAGACCAGCAGCAGGATGCCCACCGGGATCGTTTCACTCGACCCGGTCTTAAACGGAGGAGTTGTGCCAGGCTCACTCATCCTCCTTCTTTCAGACATCGGTGCAGGGGGTGCAGAGTTTGCGTACACTTCGCTCTTATCCCTCTCCGCTGAGAAGAGAGAGCACAGAGGAGGAGACCTTCCTGAAGAGACCCGGTTTATCAGTATCACCCGGACAAAAGAGGATATTATCGGAGAGATTAACCGGTCATTCAAAAGCGACCTGACTGCCGGGATCGCGGATTCGGTCACGTTCAGGGATCTCTCTGCAGGATACTTTGAGCGGAGTGTCGTCCCTTCAAACTGGTATGACGGGGAGGGAGGGGTTGTTGCCCGGATGCAGCGAAAGAAGACCGAGCATGACAATATACTAGCCGACCTCATCGGGGCGCTTGAGGAGGGGAAACACCACAGTTTCGTCATCATCGATTCGCTCACCGATATTGCAGGGCTTCATACCGAACCTGACCGGTGGAAAGGGCTTGTTGCATTTCTCCGGGGGCTCCAACGGGTCGTCAAGACCTGGAATACGACCATATTCCTCCACCTGACACGAGGCATCCTTGACTCATCGAGGGAAATTGAGATATGTGATTGTGCAGATGCTGTCCTGCTCTTCAAGTGGGAGGAGGGAACCGGACAGCGGAGGCAGCGGATCATGTACTTCACGAAGTTCCGAGGGGTGATGCCATACCTTGAAGAGCGTGATCTTGTGAAGTTTGCAGTTCGGATCAGCGCGTCCGGCGGATTCGATGTGGAGAATATCAGGATGGTGATTTAG
- a CDS encoding epoxyqueuosine reductase, translated as MTLSKDALRSWCDNHEIPLLGIADAGRWHDPAIIPDIPLPFRPDSIFSGTQSVIVIGLPVHLPSLESSPSVQYSELYRTINTLLDQYTYRIAERLNQEGHPSIAIPRDGYGGIQALLKNPVTFFSHRHAAHRAGLGTFGLNNMLLTPAYGPRARFGSVLTTLAIEPDPLPGDQLCTRCMECVEQCPVRAVNSAGYPEGKTNSIACAKYSAALAKKQISPCGICIKVCPIGRDRAFYDREDVSIYRKDAPDTPLKRSWEHVRSYGSL; from the coding sequence ATGACGCTCTCAAAAGATGCACTCCGGTCGTGGTGTGACAACCACGAGATCCCGCTCCTCGGGATAGCAGATGCAGGCCGCTGGCATGATCCGGCAATCATTCCAGACATTCCATTGCCATTTCGTCCTGATTCGATCTTTTCCGGCACACAATCCGTTATCGTCATCGGCCTGCCGGTTCATCTGCCGTCACTTGAATCCTCACCATCTGTCCAGTATAGCGAGCTGTACCGGACCATCAACACCCTTCTTGACCAGTATACCTACCGGATCGCAGAACGGCTGAACCAGGAAGGCCACCCCTCAATTGCAATACCGCGGGACGGGTATGGGGGCATCCAGGCACTTCTGAAGAACCCGGTTACATTCTTCTCCCACCGGCATGCAGCCCACCGGGCAGGCCTTGGGACATTTGGGCTGAATAATATGCTTCTCACACCAGCATACGGGCCGCGTGCCAGGTTTGGGTCAGTGCTGACAACCCTTGCAATCGAGCCCGATCCCCTTCCCGGGGATCAGCTCTGCACCCGCTGCATGGAATGTGTGGAGCAGTGTCCGGTACGTGCCGTCAATAGTGCCGGTTATCCGGAAGGAAAGACCAATTCCATCGCATGTGCCAAATACAGTGCCGCACTCGCGAAAAAACAGATCTCACCCTGCGGTATCTGCATCAAGGTCTGCCCGATAGGCAGGGACCGGGCCTTCTATGACCGGGAGGATGTCAGCATCTATAGAAAAGATGCTCCCGATACGCCTTTGAAACGATCCTGGGAGCATGTACGGTCATACGGTTCCCTTTAG
- a CDS encoding pro-sigmaK processing inhibitor BofA family protein has protein sequence MLDTLLLLLLVVVLALTAYYFIKKGMTLLANAALGLIILFLVNTFEILSIFGAPDIPITWATVLICAFGGIPGAVILILLAIAGIII, from the coding sequence ATGCTGGATACGCTTCTTCTTCTGCTGCTTGTCGTCGTGCTTGCGCTCACAGCCTACTATTTCATCAAAAAAGGGATGACGCTTCTTGCCAATGCAGCCCTTGGGCTCATTATCCTGTTTCTCGTCAATACCTTTGAGATCCTCTCGATCTTTGGGGCTCCGGATATCCCGATAACCTGGGCAACAGTGTTGATCTGTGCATTTGGTGGTATTCCGGGAGCCGTCATTCTTATTTTGCTTGCAATCGCAGGGATAATCATCTGA
- a CDS encoding type II/IV secretion system ATPase subunit produces the protein MLQVPEYDYETTGPLVRAELTEDEEEVDGYWVEKGLSLVSITYNRITRLNEYHLFEPVLSPFEYELLERLYEDLRDILILTDEEIREQPRTLLFRKIEALLSQYGLNLPTETVYKLRYYLKRNFLGWSRIDPLMKDLDIEDISCDGHDIPLFLYHRRHRNIRTSIRFPEQQLNSLAISLAQRSGKHISIGNPILDSTLPDGSRLQLTLGTEVTSRGSSFTIRKFRPEPFTPIELMEKGTFTVDQLVYFWLAIENNKSLLYIGGTASGKTSSLNAMSLFIPPLAKVVSIEDTREIMLYRENWIASVTRESLTAEGSRSINMFDLLKAAMRQRPEFIIVGEVRGPEAQTLFQAMNTGHTTYSTMHAGGVDATIHRLESEPLNVPRNMLQALNIISVQGLIFRGSERVRRCQEIVEITGIEPNSGNILVNNVFEYDPVSDEMRYSGRSHVYSAIAANRGWSREELAREVGKRRQVIQALHEQNIRDFRSVSEIFSIFAITPDVIFDNIDDLSVVLT, from the coding sequence ATGCTTCAGGTTCCGGAGTATGACTACGAGACAACCGGTCCTCTTGTCAGGGCTGAACTCACCGAAGATGAGGAAGAGGTTGACGGGTACTGGGTTGAGAAAGGCCTCTCCCTCGTCTCAATCACCTATAACCGCATTACCCGGCTGAACGAGTACCATCTATTTGAGCCGGTTCTCTCACCATTTGAATACGAACTCCTGGAACGGCTCTATGAAGATCTCCGTGACATCCTGATCCTGACAGACGAGGAGATCCGTGAACAACCGCGAACCCTTCTCTTCAGAAAGATCGAAGCTCTCCTCTCGCAGTACGGGTTGAACCTCCCGACAGAGACCGTCTACAAGCTGCGGTACTACCTGAAACGGAACTTCCTTGGCTGGTCCCGTATCGACCCCCTCATGAAGGACCTTGACATCGAGGATATCTCCTGTGACGGCCATGACATCCCGCTCTTCCTCTACCACAGAAGACACAGGAACATCAGGACAAGCATCCGGTTCCCCGAACAGCAGCTGAACTCGCTTGCCATATCGCTTGCCCAGCGTTCAGGCAAGCACATCTCGATCGGAAACCCTATCCTTGACTCGACACTCCCGGATGGCTCCCGCCTTCAGCTGACGCTTGGAACAGAGGTGACAAGCAGGGGGTCATCGTTTACCATCCGGAAGTTCAGGCCCGAGCCGTTCACCCCGATTGAACTGATGGAGAAAGGGACATTCACCGTTGATCAGCTCGTCTACTTCTGGCTGGCTATCGAGAACAACAAGAGCCTCCTCTACATCGGGGGAACAGCATCCGGGAAGACATCATCCCTGAATGCGATGTCACTCTTCATCCCGCCGCTTGCCAAGGTCGTCTCCATTGAGGATACCCGTGAGATCATGCTCTATCGCGAGAACTGGATTGCCAGTGTCACCCGTGAATCGCTCACCGCAGAGGGGAGCAGGAGCATCAACATGTTCGACCTTCTGAAAGCAGCAATGCGGCAGAGGCCTGAATTCATCATCGTGGGAGAGGTCCGTGGACCTGAGGCGCAGACCCTCTTCCAGGCGATGAATACCGGTCATACTACGTACTCAACGATGCATGCCGGCGGAGTCGATGCCACCATCCACCGGCTTGAGAGTGAACCGCTGAATGTTCCCCGTAATATGCTGCAGGCATTGAATATCATATCCGTCCAGGGCCTCATCTTCAGGGGAAGCGAGCGTGTGCGGCGCTGCCAGGAGATCGTTGAGATCACCGGCATTGAGCCAAACTCCGGCAACATCCTGGTGAATAATGTCTTTGAGTATGATCCCGTCTCAGACGAGATGCGGTATTCCGGCAGATCGCATGTCTACTCGGCAATAGCAGCGAACCGTGGATGGAGCCGGGAAGAGCTTGCCCGTGAAGTCGGGAAGAGGCGGCAGGTGATCCAGGCGCTTCATGAACAAAATATCAGGGATTTCAGATCGGTATCTGAGATCTTCTCGATATTTGCCATAACTCCTGATGTAATCTTTGACAATATTGATGATCTCAGCGTGGTTCTGACATGA
- a CDS encoding TldD/PmbA family protein: MSEEIVDDIIRAGRAHADEVEVALLESESVSIELKQSHPAHAGESHGTGLIIRVIHEGKIGSSSTSTLTNWRNCLDSAIASAHLAEPIPWRGLPGPVPIEGPSLSFDSSVRPDPDVALTYCKELLAGATEFPEAAVVGGGAGLSRGSVLLANSAGIRYVEEHTSVSASLEAIADHSTGFEYDRSVSADIDACAIGRRAAELAATSRNGLPIETGTYDLLLSPHAFASLCAPLLKQAVNGRSVLMGRSFLADKLGTQIAPEHLMVVDDPFYPGGLGSTRFDAEGVPTRKNTIIDSGYLNTFTYDLKTGYRCGHESTGNASRGGLGGGVSIGMHNLVFTGETMKEPGEGRCVLVNEVIGAHTANPLTGDFSVEIQNAFFMEDGHIQEPIRKAMLAGNIFGMLEGIVGMGAEPRRVGDTIVSSVRVHAMHLVG; the protein is encoded by the coding sequence GTGTCTGAGGAGATTGTGGATGATATCATCAGGGCAGGACGTGCGCATGCAGACGAAGTTGAAGTCGCACTTCTGGAAAGCGAGAGCGTCTCCATTGAACTGAAACAGTCCCATCCGGCACATGCCGGAGAATCTCACGGAACCGGACTGATTATCAGGGTGATCCATGAAGGAAAAATTGGATCATCCAGCACCAGTACTCTTACAAACTGGCGAAACTGTCTTGATTCTGCCATAGCAAGCGCTCATCTTGCAGAACCAATCCCCTGGCGAGGACTCCCCGGCCCTGTGCCGATTGAGGGTCCATCCCTCTCCTTTGACAGCTCTGTGAGACCTGATCCCGACGTTGCTCTCACGTACTGCAAGGAACTCCTCGCAGGTGCAACCGAATTCCCCGAAGCTGCTGTTGTCGGGGGAGGTGCAGGTCTCTCACGAGGATCGGTTCTTCTTGCAAACTCTGCAGGCATCAGGTATGTTGAGGAGCACACCTCAGTATCTGCCTCGCTTGAGGCGATCGCAGATCACTCAACCGGTTTTGAGTATGACCGCTCAGTCTCAGCAGACATTGACGCCTGTGCAATCGGGAGGAGAGCTGCCGAACTCGCTGCAACCTCGCGAAACGGCCTGCCGATTGAGACGGGAACCTATGATCTCCTCCTCTCTCCCCATGCATTTGCCAGTCTCTGTGCTCCACTTCTCAAACAGGCGGTCAATGGCCGGAGTGTACTGATGGGCCGATCATTTCTGGCAGACAAACTCGGCACGCAGATCGCCCCGGAACACCTCATGGTCGTTGATGATCCATTCTATCCGGGGGGTCTGGGCAGTACCCGCTTTGATGCGGAAGGTGTGCCGACACGGAAGAACACCATCATCGATTCTGGCTATCTCAACACCTTTACCTATGATCTCAAGACCGGGTACCGCTGTGGCCATGAGAGCACCGGAAACGCATCCCGTGGGGGTCTTGGAGGCGGTGTCTCAATTGGCATGCACAACCTGGTCTTTACCGGTGAGACGATGAAAGAACCCGGTGAAGGCCGGTGTGTACTGGTGAATGAAGTCATTGGAGCACATACCGCCAACCCGCTCACCGGGGACTTCTCAGTTGAGATCCAGAACGCATTCTTTATGGAAGACGGCCATATCCAGGAGCCGATTCGAAAAGCGATGCTTGCAGGCAATATATTCGGAATGCTGGAGGGAATAGTCGGAATGGGTGCTGAGCCCAGGCGTGTCGGAGATACAATCGTCTCTTCTGTCCGGGTACATGCCATGCACCTGGTCGGGTGA
- a CDS encoding TldD/PmbA family protein — MDAGLRYWDVRHVAGEHTGIDIDNGEIESSGVSFFSRAIIRALGPRGWGIVSVAPFDPDDKGSLSRYLARAEKAAAVTSEDVRLAEPGPRTLLPVPRVIENPSDVPLEEKAALLKAITDAASLAGVSNTRGNYIERLEEVRFLDSTGYEASYTTCRSGFSVMAVAKENGEMQMGYVRDHAIDGLNLRNRTEDGIRAGRRALDLLQAQAVHGGRMKAVLNPELGGVFAHEAVGHASEGDLVKEGASVLKGQIGELIGSPATTIIDDPTMHGFGFEPVDAEGVAGSKTAIIENGVLKRYLHSRETLAAVGSGDAGHARAMPGDLPIVRMSNTYIAPGDWTYEEIIEECRDGILLAGSRGGQVDPGRGVFQFNAEYGYLIEGGELKGMVRDVSLSGEILSTLHAISLCGNDLNMFPGYCGKGGQTVPVSDGSPHILLSEAIVGGSAGV, encoded by the coding sequence ATGGATGCAGGCCTGCGGTACTGGGACGTCCGACACGTCGCCGGAGAACATACCGGCATAGATATTGATAACGGGGAAATCGAGTCGTCAGGCGTCTCTTTCTTCTCCCGTGCGATCATCAGGGCGCTTGGCCCCCGTGGATGGGGTATTGTATCGGTAGCACCTTTTGATCCGGATGACAAAGGATCGCTCTCCCGCTACCTTGCCAGGGCAGAGAAAGCAGCAGCAGTGACCTCTGAAGATGTCAGGCTTGCAGAACCCGGGCCCCGGACCCTTCTTCCCGTTCCCCGGGTTATAGAGAACCCCTCTGACGTGCCGCTTGAAGAGAAGGCAGCGCTTCTTAAGGCTATTACAGACGCCGCCTCGCTGGCGGGTGTCTCAAACACCCGGGGCAACTATATCGAACGGCTCGAAGAGGTTCGGTTCCTTGACTCTACAGGGTACGAAGCGTCCTATACAACCTGCCGGTCAGGCTTCAGCGTCATGGCAGTGGCAAAAGAGAACGGTGAGATGCAGATGGGATATGTCCGTGATCACGCCATCGACGGTCTCAATCTCAGGAACAGAACTGAAGATGGGATCAGGGCTGGCAGGCGGGCGCTTGACCTGCTGCAGGCACAAGCAGTACACGGCGGCAGGATGAAAGCGGTGCTGAACCCGGAACTTGGAGGCGTCTTTGCCCATGAGGCAGTCGGCCATGCAAGCGAGGGTGATCTCGTCAAGGAAGGAGCATCTGTTCTGAAAGGGCAGATCGGGGAGCTGATCGGGAGTCCGGCAACTACCATCATCGACGACCCCACAATGCATGGATTCGGGTTTGAACCAGTCGATGCCGAAGGTGTTGCCGGATCAAAAACGGCAATCATCGAGAATGGCGTTCTGAAGCGGTACCTTCACTCCCGCGAGACACTGGCAGCAGTCGGATCCGGTGATGCAGGCCATGCAAGGGCAATGCCAGGTGATCTCCCGATTGTCAGGATGAGCAACACCTATATTGCTCCCGGAGACTGGACGTACGAGGAGATCATCGAGGAGTGCAGGGACGGTATCCTGCTTGCAGGTTCCCGTGGGGGACAGGTGGACCCCGGCAGGGGCGTATTCCAGTTCAATGCGGAATACGGGTATCTCATTGAAGGTGGTGAACTGAAAGGGATGGTTCGTGACGTCTCGCTTTCAGGAGAGATCCTCTCCACGCTCCATGCCATATCTCTCTGTGGCAATGATCTCAACATGTTCCCGGGATATTGTGGAAAAGGCGGCCAGACCGTTCCGGTCTCGGATGGTTCACCACATATCCTTCTCTCAGAAGCAATTGTTGGAGGGAGTGCCGGTGTCTGA
- a CDS encoding KaiC domain-containing protein, with product MDGDVPAPDQDERRESERAIPPARQPRQAEHGFVSRQAYQDSEEPAENGDEIPDFDEVFEFEDTEVSEDAGGFQPAQQGEKPDRTASVRADVQKRVDRVRLGIEGLDEMLGGGLIKHSVSAIIGTYGTGKTTFAINFIFEGLEQGETCIFISLDERADMLRESIIRRGFDLDAYLDRTFYLIKLDPTDFTLAINSIKNEIPSLIRETKASRIVIDPISLFEGLLPDEASRRMEMFKFVERMRDANCTLLLTSETDTQIPYASKYGLVEYLVDCVILLRYVRASDLSGTHLAAEVVKMRRSSHSREIKPYEIQPDDVVVYSEASVF from the coding sequence GTGGATGGCGACGTTCCTGCACCGGATCAGGATGAGAGAAGAGAGAGTGAGCGGGCAATCCCCCCGGCACGGCAGCCCCGGCAGGCAGAGCATGGTTTTGTTTCACGGCAGGCATATCAAGACTCAGAAGAGCCAGCAGAGAATGGTGACGAGATCCCTGATTTTGATGAGGTCTTTGAGTTTGAGGATACGGAGGTTTCAGAAGATGCCGGGGGCTTTCAGCCTGCACAACAGGGGGAGAAACCTGATCGGACGGCGTCAGTGAGGGCTGATGTCCAGAAGCGGGTTGACCGCGTCAGGCTCGGGATCGAGGGGCTGGACGAGATGCTTGGCGGAGGCCTGATCAAGCACTCGGTATCTGCCATCATCGGCACATATGGTACAGGCAAAACCACGTTTGCCATCAATTTTATTTTTGAGGGCCTGGAACAGGGAGAGACCTGCATCTTCATCAGCCTTGACGAACGGGCGGATATGCTCAGGGAGAGTATCATCAGGCGGGGTTTTGATCTCGATGCGTATCTTGACAGGACATTTTACCTGATCAAGCTTGATCCAACAGATTTCACGCTCGCTATCAACAGCATCAAAAATGAGATACCATCCCTCATCCGCGAGACAAAGGCATCACGGATCGTTATTGATCCGATATCCCTCTTCGAGGGACTGCTCCCTGATGAGGCAAGCCGGAGAATGGAGATGTTCAAGTTCGTCGAGAGGATGCGTGATGCGAACTGCACCCTTCTTCTGACAAGCGAGACTGATACGCAGATACCATATGCAAGCAAGTACGGTCTCGTTGAGTACCTCGTCGACTGTGTCATCCTCCTGCGGTATGTCCGGGCAAGCGATCTCTCCGGCACCCATCTTGCCGCAGAAGTGGTGAAGATGCGGAGATCCAGCCATTCACGTGAGATCAAGCCCTATGAGATCCAGCCCGACGATGTTGTGGTCTATTCCGAGGCAAGTGTCTTCTAA